GGGATTAACCTCGCGATTATTGCGACATAGCTCCATCGATTGGGCGTTCTTACGCACAAATAACCGCCTTTTTTCAACACACGACGCACTTCCGAAAACAGCAAATCTGGATTTGAAATATGCTCCAAAACATTATCGCAGACGATTAGATCAACTGAATTGCTCTCAACCGGCCAGGAGTCACCCTTAATAAGACGGAACTCGTCTATAAACGGATTGTTTTGGGCTCGCTGATCAACATCAATCCCAATAACTCGCGCAACTTTTCCTTTTAGAATTCTAAGATTCCGCCTGAATGGTACGACATCATCATTAAATTCACCTCTTCCGCAACCGACATCAAGAATTACAAAAGACGAATTAATAAGCGAATTGACTCTATTGAAGAAAGCGATTGTTCCATCAACATCCGTAAACCCGCCGAATTTTGATTCAGGATAGAATGTTTCTCTGTTATTCATCTGAGTGTTTCAGTTTTCTAGCTTCCCTGGATTCCGAATTTTCGCCAGATAAAACGGAAGGAATAACCGGCCATAAAAATCAACACCAAAGCAACAATACTAACGTAAAGAATATCAAAAAACGATACTCTTCCGGTACCGAGCCAGGCCGTTCGTGCAAACGAGAGCGCGGTATTGAGCGGATTGTAGCGAATCAACGGATCCAATAGGATATTTAAGGGGTGGGGAAGTTTGTCGATAACTTCAATCGGGTAGAAAAACGGCGTCAGAAAAGTAAACGCCGAAATTATGTATGACAAAAACGGCGTAATGTTTTCCGTAGCCAATGAAGCGCCACCAAAAATTAATCCCACACATAAACCGATTAAAGTTACTAAAATAAACATGAGAAATGCGAGTAAAAAACCGGCAAAAGTGGTAGGGTATATAACCCATAAGGCCAAAAGGAAGGCGAAAAAAGTGGGAGTATTTTTAACAATTTCTGATATTCCAAAACCAACAATAATCGCGGAGGTTTTTACCGGAGTAATAAATAAAAGCTCAACAGTACGCGACCACTTGTCTCTTTGAAATTTATCTTTAAAAACCGAGGTGCTGGCACGCCAAGTAGTGTGAAATATTATTCCTAAAGCCAAAAAAGGAATATATGTTTCCTTCGTTAAGCCGGGGATTGGAGAAATGGCGTTTTGACCCACCGTTGCCACATAAACCGTAAGAATCGGGATAAGTCGGCCAAGCGGTGAGACGATGCTTTGAAAAATATAAGAGATCGCGAATCGTAAATCGATCTGTATTTCTTTGCGGGCGATCGCCAACGTCTCGCGGATAGTGTTATTTTGATAAAACATGTTTTTTGTGAAGGGTTGGACAATAATTTTTATCACCGGATAAGGTTTTTCTTAGCAGTCCCTGTACAAATTCAATAATGGAGAGGGTTTTTTTGCCGACGTGAGTTGGGGCAACCTCGGACAAATCCGTAAAATTAACATCCCTGACAAGCTCGCCTCGATGCAAAAGAATTAATCGCTCTGTCATATTTTCAATATCCTCCAAGTTGTGTGTCGCTAAAATAATCGTTGCTTTGCTCTTCATAATTATTTCTTTTGCTTCTTCCGCGAAATGAAGATCAAACGCGCCAAATGGTTCATCTAAAATTATAAGTGACGGATCGGGTAATAAAACACGCGCAAAATCGAGTCGAGAAACCATTCCCGTGGAATATTGTTCGACATATTTATCAATAACGTCTGATAGCCCGACAATCTCTGCCATTTTTTTTATTCTTTCTTCGCTGTGCTTGATGTGATAAAGATTGGCGATGAATCGTAAATTTTCGTAACCGGTCAGTTGGCGATAAATAAGGGGAAACGCTGCCATATAACCAACAGGTTGTCTGTCGGGACTGGATGCTTCCACACCATCAATAATCATTGTACCGTTTGCCGGATTAAGAGCTCCTGCCATCGTTCGAAACAATGTTGTCTTTCCCGCGCCATTCATTCCTACAACACCGACCCGTTCGCCAGGGGAAATATTTAAAGAAATATTGTGAAGAGCCCGAAAATGGTGGTGCGAATGAGTTTGTCCTGTGCCAAGTAATTGTTTTTTTAGAAACCAATTAAAAGGTAACGGATAATCAACACTAAGATGGTTTATCTCGATAGAACTTCCTTGGATCATTGAGGATATTATAGCGGAAATATAAAGAAAAGTAACTCGAATTGTTGAAAAGAGTGCTTATTGATAAAAATGGGCCTGAATTATGATAATGATCAATGAATGGTGAGTGGACAAAGTGGAAACATATTCATAAATCATTAATCATATATCGTTATTCACAAAATGGATGTATTCCACTATCTTTTGTATATGGATAAACTGGTTCTCGACACAAATGTCTTAATTGATGGTATTAAGGATGAAAATTCCGCCGCCTGGCAGATTATTAATGCCGTGTTTGAGAGAAAGGTTGAACTATATGTTAGCCACCCTGTCGTGAGAGAATATCGACGCATTTTGCAACGGGAAATTTCCGATCCGGCGTATAGTGAACGTGTTTTGGGTTTGCTCGATCTGGCGATCAAAATTGATGTACATAATATTCAGCGCCTGGTTGTGGACGATCCGGAAGATGACAAAGTGATCGCCACGGCACTTACTGCCGGCGCGGACGCGTTGATTTCGGAAGATAAACATCTATTGGATTTAGACAAGCAATACGATTTAAGAATTATGAAACCGAAGGAATATCTTAATCGTAACCAGCAAGATTCTTCATGGAGTGACTTTGCTAAGCTAATCGGGTTAAACTAGAGTAGATGGTTATTGATCGTAGGAAAATATTATTTATCGCGTCCGCGATATTTTTTGTGTTGACTGCGAGTGTTAGTAGAGCGCAAGAGGTAAATAACAATGGTGATGCGGTTATTGATAATTCCGCGGCAATATTGAGTAAAGAAGCGGAATTAAAAGCAGTTCAAGAAAAAATTGATGCCCTGAACACGGCGAAAAAGGTGCATGAACTGGAAAAGAATAATTTAGTACGATCGATCGATATAATAAACGATAACATTCAATCAACGCGTCTGGAGTTAGATAAAACGGCAATTTCAATTGATTTCGCGCGATTGCAAATTAAAGATAATCAACAAGGCATGAAAAATGCGGAAAAACAAGTCAATGGTTTACGAGTGGAGTTGCAAGGTATTTTGCGAGAGATGAGCGCTTTAGACCAGCTTTCCTTGTGGCAATCTCTATTTTCCAAAGGATCATTCACAGACTTTCTACAGGCCAATGGGGCGTTTAGCTCTCTCCAGCGCAAGATGATGAATAATATCGTAGTCGCGCAAGACGCGCGAAAAGTGCTGGGAAAACAAAAAAATGATCTAATCCAGAAGCAAGAAGATCTTTCTCAATTGCAGGGCTTGCAAGAAGCGCAAAAAAACTCTCTTAACGCGGAAGAAGGGAATAAACAAACGGCGCTAACAAAAACTGTTGCCGAACAAAAAAAGGTTTCCGGTCTTATCGCTGAAGCGGAACAAGCCAGAACGGAAATCAATCAAAAATTATTTTCTTTGCGCAGTGCCGGAATTAGTATGTCATTGACGGATGCCTTAAAAATGGCCAAATATGCCGGAAAAGTGACGGGGGTGAGACCGGCACTATTACTTGGTGTTTTAAAAATTGAATCAAATCTTGGCACAAATGTCGGTTCCGGTCGCTATCCCGACGATATTCACCCATTGCATCGCGAAGCGTTTCTTCGAGTCGTAAAAAAACTTGGCCTAGACTTTGCAACGGCGCCGGTTTCCGCAAAACCGAAATCTTATCCGGGTTGGGGTGGGGCAATAGGGCCGGGACAAATTATGCCGGGAATTTGGGAAAGTATCGAAAATACAGTTGCCGAGCTAACGGGACGCGCCCTTCCATCGCCGTATAATCTGCAAGACGCCTTTGTGGCGACGGCAATTATTTTGCGAAACTCGGGCGCGGTCTCGGGAAGTGAGTTTGAAGCGGTAAATCGCTACTTCGCGGGAGGAAACTGGCAACGATTTACCTGGTATGGGGATAGAGTGTTGGCTGTCGCTAAGGAGTATGAGAGTAACGAAATATAGTGTTTCTATTATTATAGTATCGTTATAAAACTTAAGGAACGACTGTGTAAAATTGCCTCCAAAATTT
This window of the bacterium genome carries:
- a CDS encoding class I SAM-dependent methyltransferase is translated as MNNRETFYPESKFGGFTDVDGTIAFFNRVNSLINSSFVILDVGCGRGEFNDDVVPFRRNLRILKGKVARVIGIDVDQRAQNNPFIDEFRLIKGDSWPVESNSVDLIVCDNVLEHISNPDLLFSEVRRVLKKGGYLCVRTPNRWSYVAIIARLIPNKYHSRITSVVQNSRTEEDVFPTIYKCNSIRKLKKIMKKYGIDGVAYGYEAEPSYLSFSKIIYFLGVFHQKFAPGILKPAIFAFGRIKKNIGMGA
- a CDS encoding putative toxin-antitoxin system toxin component, PIN family — its product is MDKLVLDTNVLIDGIKDENSAAWQIINAVFERKVELYVSHPVVREYRRILQREISDPAYSERVLGLLDLAIKIDVHNIQRLVVDDPEDDKVIATALTAGADALISEDKHLLDLDKQYDLRIMKPKEYLNRNQQDSSWSDFAKLIGLN
- a CDS encoding ABC transporter permease; this translates as MFYQNNTIRETLAIARKEIQIDLRFAISYIFQSIVSPLGRLIPILTVYVATVGQNAISPIPGLTKETYIPFLALGIIFHTTWRASTSVFKDKFQRDKWSRTVELLFITPVKTSAIIVGFGISEIVKNTPTFFAFLLALWVIYPTTFAGFLLAFLMFILVTLIGLCVGLIFGGASLATENITPFLSYIISAFTFLTPFFYPIEVIDKLPHPLNILLDPLIRYNPLNTALSFARTAWLGTGRVSFFDILYVSIVALVLIFMAGYSFRFIWRKFGIQGS
- a CDS encoding ABC transporter ATP-binding protein encodes the protein MIQGSSIEINHLSVDYPLPFNWFLKKQLLGTGQTHSHHHFRALHNISLNISPGERVGVVGMNGAGKTTLFRTMAGALNPANGTMIIDGVEASSPDRQPVGYMAAFPLIYRQLTGYENLRFIANLYHIKHSEERIKKMAEIVGLSDVIDKYVEQYSTGMVSRLDFARVLLPDPSLIILDEPFGAFDLHFAEEAKEIIMKSKATIILATHNLEDIENMTERLILLHRGELVRDVNFTDLSEVAPTHVGKKTLSIIEFVQGLLRKTLSGDKNYCPTLHKKHVLSK